Genomic segment of Umezawaea sp. Da 62-37:
CGGTGGAGATCGCCGGGCAGCTCGACCTGCCCGGACACCTGCACAAGGCCGCGGACCTGCTGGTGTACCAGGTGCTCCTGCGCGACAGCGCGGCGCTGGCCGAGCTCGTCGCCGTCGTCCTCGAACCGCTGCGCGGCGCCCGGTCCGGCGCGCGGCCGCTGCTGGACACGCTGTCGGCGTACTTCGCGACCGGGCGGGTCGCGACCGCCACGGCGCGCAGGCTCCAGGTCGGCGTGCGCACGGTGACCTACCGGCTGAGCCGGATCAAGGCGCTCACCGGCTACTCCGCCGACGACCCCGACCAGGCCTTCTCGTTGCAGGTCGCGGTGCTCGGGGCGCGGCTGCTCGGCTGGCCGGAGAACGACGTGCCGTGACCGCCACCTTGCCGGACCCCGGCAAGCAACGGGCACCGCAAGCGGCCCGCCAACGACCTCCCCTCCCCCGGCGCGCTGCCCGAGAATTCAAGGACACGCTGGGAGGGGCCCGTGAGACACCTGCACTGGTACTGGCCGCCGGGAGTACCGCACCCGTCGGCCGTGCCGATCCTGATCGTCATCGTCCTGCTCGTCGCGACCTGCGCGATCCGCCACCTCGCGCTGCTCCGGCTGTCCGACCCGCCCGCACGGCGACCGTCCACTCCGGACCGGGACCGCTACGGACCGCCCGACGCGGGCACCTCCGAACGCCGCCCCGAACGCGACCTGCACCACGTCGGGTAGCCCACGACCAGCAGCAGGCACAGCCAGGCGAACCAGTCGCCCCAGCGCGCGTAGAACGTGCCGCCTTCGGGCATCGGCAGGGTGCCGGAGACCGCGACGAACGGCGTGGCGGACCCCGTCGCCGCCTGCGCCACCACCCGGCCGGTCGGGTCGCTGAGCGTGAGGTAGCCGAGGTGCGCGGCGCGTGCCACCGAGAAGCCGCTCTCCACGCCGCGCAGCAGCTGCACGCGGCTCTGCGACCAGGCGTCCACGGTGAAGTCCAGCGCGGGCACCACGAGCAGTCCGGCACCGGCCCGACCGTAGGCGCGGCCGAACGCGGGGTGGCCGAGGTCGGCGCAGACTGCGATCCCGACGCGGCCCGGCGCGAACGCGAGGTCGGTGCCCGCGGTGAACGCGTCCTCCAGGCCGGGCACCAGGTGGTTCTTGACGTAGACCACCGGCTCGGCGCCCTGCCCGGACAGGTAGTAGGCGACGTTGCGGAGGGTCCCCCCGGATTTCACCTTCACGCCGACGACCACGTCCACCCCCCTGGCGCGGGCCGCGGCCGACAGCGGGTCCAGCAGGGTCGGCAGGGTCGTGTCGTCGGCCTGGAAACCCTTCTCCGACAGCACGACGATCCGCGTCCCGTCATCCGGCGCGGTGCCCAGCCAGTCGACGTAGGCGGCTGCCAGGTCGTGTCCGGCGGGCGTGTCCATCCGCACCTCGTCCCGGTCGGTGCGAGCGGACAGCAGCGTGATCCTCGGCGACACGGCAGCACTGTCCACTGTGGCCAGTCGGACGAAGCCGTATCCCGACGCCAGTCCCAGCAACAGGATTCCGGCCACGGCCGCCCGGCGTTCACCGGAGGCGACCGCGATCACCGCCGGAACCATCGCCACGAGGAAGCTGACACCCCATCCCCCGGTGAGCGAGGCGATCTGGAGCACCGGGAGCAGGTCGGCCTGCGTGGGCGCCAGGCTCCAGTTCGCGCCGGCGGGGGTCGCCAGGCTGACCACGTACTCGGCGCCCGCGATGCCCGCCGGGAACACCGCCGCGGCCACCAGCGCGTGCCCCCGCAGCAGCGCGGCGCGGAACAGCAGCGTGGCACCGGTCAGCAGCAGCGGGAACAGCACGAGGGTCGGCAGCAGCAACGGCGGCGGGAGTTCGAGGTCGACCGCGTAGTAGTGCCACACGTTCGACCCGCCGAGCAGGTAGGCGGCGAACGCCGTCGCGGCCGCCGTCCGGGTCGACACCGCGGGCGCCAGCAGCAGGATCGGCAGGGGCGCCAGCCAGGTCAGCCACGGGACCGGGTGCAGCCCGGTGCCGAAGAAGTAGAGCGCCGCCGTGGCGACCACGGCCAGTCCAGCCCGATTACGCGCGGACACCATCGAGGACCCTCCCCAGCGCGGTCCGGCACAGCGCCCGGAAGTCGTCGTCCGGCAACGCCAACCGCCCACCGGCCCGCAGCTGCACCAGTCCGTGCAGCGTCGCGGAGATGACCAGCGACAACTCCCACACGTCGTCCTGCCGCAGGATCCCGGCCCGCATACCCGACGTCAGCGCGTCGGCCAGCACGCTCAACGTCGGCGACGCGCTCGCCTCGTCCGGGAACCGCCGGGCCCCGAGGCGCTGCTCGGTGAACAGGAACGCGTACAGGTGCGGCCGCTCCAGCGCGAAGTCCAGGTAGGCGTCGAGCGCCTCGTCCAGTTGGACCTGGTAGTCGGTCGACCAGTCCCGCTCGCCCCACGCGCGGGCCAGTTCGGCGAAGCTCGTCTCCGCCACCGACTCCAGGAGGCTCTCGCGGTTCGGGAAGTGGCGGTAGATCGCCATCGCGGTCAACCCCGCGGCCGTCGCGACCCGTCGCATCGTGACGGCGGCCGACCCTTCGGACACCAGCAGGTCGTGCGCGATGACGGCTATCCGGTCACCGGTGGAGGGAGGCATGTATACACCGTACACGTCGATGTTTACGGCGTATACACGCCTGTCCTCGGGCCAGCAGCGACCAACGGTGCTCCCAGGCCAGCGCCAGCAGAGCCGCGCCGGCCGCCTGCGTCGGTTCGTCGTGGACGAACCGGTGCACGTTCGCCGCGGTGAACGCGAGCCCCTCCAGGACCCGCCCCTCGTCGTTGTCCTCGACCAGACCCGAGAACAGCTCGTCGAACAGCGGGGCGTCGAACACGGCGACGGTGAGCATGTCGGTGGCGAACGTCAGCGGGTCCACGCCCATGCCCAGGTACGACACCCGCACGCCGGTGCCGAGTGCGGCGGTCATCCGGGCCGCGAACGGCCAGGCCGCGTAGTCGACCGGCGCGCGGTCCGCGCCGTGGTCCTCGGACTCGCCGAGCAGTTCCTCGGCGAACTCGCGGACCACGCAGCGCCACAGCGAGAAGTCGTTCCCGGTGTTCCACGGCTCGTCGCCCGCCGCCTGGAACACGCCCACGGGCAGCACCTGGTAGAGCCCGCCCGCGTGGCCGACCTTCGCCGGGTCGCGCCAGTGCAGGAAGAAGGTGGCCGCGCCGGTGGAGCGGTCCAGGCGCAGGGTGAGGGTGCTGATGGCGACGTTCACCGGGCGGCGGGCGGGGTCGCACGGGTCGCCCACCGAGGCGCGCAGCGGCAGGGCATCGGCAAGGCCCAGGTCTCGGGCCGCGTACTCGTGGGCGCTCGCCTCGCCGACGTCGACGCCGTCGAAGTAGCGACCGGTGCCGAAGTCCAGGCGCGGTTCGGCGAGGTCGGCCGCGAGCAGGCGGTAGGTGGAGCGGTTGGTGAACACGGAGGGTGACGCGTGGGCGGCCATGGCGGCCGAGTAGGTGGGCGCGCCGGGCGGCAGGACCGGGCCCACCGTGCCGTCGACGCCCCCGAACACGCGGTCGGGATGCCACCCGAGCCCGATGTCCGCCAGCGGCACGGGCTCCGGCGGCAGCCAGCCGGGGTTCGCGAGCAGGGGCGTCGAGGCCACCTTGGTGATCTCCGGGTACTCCGCGGCGGCCCTCGCGGCGAGGGCGTGGCGGTGCGCGACGAGGTGGGCGCGCACCTGGAGCCACTGTTCCGTTCGTGTGGTCATGGTGAGGCGGAAGATACCCCCGACAAACGGTTTCCCCTCGTTTTTCCCAGGGGATCGCCGCACGTCAAGCCCCTTTCCCGGACGCGGAGGGTGACATCACGCCACCCGGTCAGGGCATGCGTCCGAGAGGAGGTGTGACTACCCTGGTGCTCGTGCAAAATGCGACAGAAGGGAATTTTTCCGTCCGCGTGCGGCAGGTCTCCGGAACCACGATCGTCACGGTCGTGGGTGAGGTCGACCTCGACACCGCACCCGAGTTGGAGTTCCGCCTCATGGACGCGGCGGATGGTTCGGGCCCCCTCGTGATCGACCTGACCGGGGTGACGTTCTTCGCGTCGGCGGGCCTCGCCTGCCTCCTGACCGCAAGGGGCCGGGGTGGCAGGCCGCACCTCGTGGTGTCACCCGCTGTGGCCAAGGTGCTGACCCTGTCCGACCTCGAGGACTTCATGCCCCGCAGCGAATCGCTGGAAGACGCGCTGGACCGCGTCGCGAGCTAGACCCTCCCGCCCGTCACAAGGCGGGCAACGCCTCCGCCAGGTCGTCCCACAGGTCCTCGACGTCCTCGATGCCGACGGACAGGCGCACCGTGCCCTCTCCGATACCCGCCGCCCGCAGGGCTTCCGCGTCGAGCTGGCGGTGGGTGGAGCTGGCCGGGTGCACCACCGTGGACTCGACGCCGCCCAGGGAGGCGGCCAGCTTGACCAGCCGTACCCCCTTGGTGAACGCGTGCCCGGCCTCCCGGCCGTCGAGGAGGTCGAACGCGAGCACCCCTCCGAAGTCCGACAGGTGCCCGCGGGCGACCTCGCGGTCGGGGTGGTCGGCGTGCCCCGGCCAGCGGACCGACCCGACGGCGGGGTGCGCGGCCAGCCGCTCGGCGAGCACGGCCGCGTTGGCGCAGTGCTGGCGCATCCGCAATGGCAGCGTCTGGATGCCGCGGATGGTGAGCCAGGCGGCGAACGGGTCGGGCGCGGCGCCGAGTTCCATCGCGTGGTGCCACACCTGCCGGTAGCGGTCGTCGTCGGCGAACACGAGCACGCCGCCGGTCACGTCGGAGTGCCCGCCGAGGTACTTGGTGGCCGAGTGCAGCACGACGTCCGCGCCGTGCTCGATCGGCCTGCACAGCATCGGGGTCGCGAAGGTGTTGTCCACCACCGTGAGCAGCCCGGCCGCGCGCCCCGCGGCGAGGAACGCGGGCAGGTCCACGACCCTGGTCACCGGGTTCGCGATGGTCTCCAGGTAGAGCATCCGGGTCGTCGGCCGGGCCGCCGCGGCGACCTCCGCCGGATCGTCGCCCGCGATGTAGGTGACGTCGACGCCGAACCGGGCCGCGAGGTCGTCGAACATCGCGGAGGTGCCGCCGTAGAGGCAGTTCTGCGCGATCACGTGGTCGCCGGTGCGCAGCGTCGACAGCAGCACGGCGCTGATCGCGGCCATGCCGGACGCCGTGCACACCGCCGCGACCCCGCCTTCGAGCCCGGACACCAGTTCCTCCAGCGCCCGGATCGTGGGGTTGCCGTAGCGGGTGTAGACGAACCCGCTGTCCGGCGACTCCAGCGCCTCCGCGAGCGCGTCCGGGTCATCGAAGGCGAAGTTCGAGGTCTGGAAGATCGGGACGCTGACCGGCCGGGAGTTCGACGGCGTCGGCGCGGTGACGTGGACGGCACGGGTGAAGGGGCGCATGCCACCAGCCTTCGGGACGACCAGCACGCCGGACAGCGCCAATTCCGGCTAAATTGGTTTGATGACGGAGCCAATCCCGTGGCCGGTCGACCGGCTGGTCGCGCAATTGGGCCGCTGGTCGGTCAGCCGGGGGCCGCTGTACCTGCTGCTCGCCGAACGCCTGCGGCAGCTCATCGACTCCGGCCAACTCCCGCCGAGGGCCGCGCTGCCGCCGGACCGGGTGCTCGCGGAGCGGCTCGCGGTCGGCCGCACGACGGTCGTCGCCGCCTACGACCGGCTGCGCCAGGAGCACAAGCTCGAACGGCACCAGGGCCGCGGCACGTGGGTCGCGCCCGCCGTGCTGTCGGGGCCGCGGCCGGGCGCGGTGCCGCTGGCGAACCCGATGTTCGTCAACTACCTCGAACCGGTCGAGGGCGTGATCCCGTTGGCCTGCACGGCGCCGCACGGTCCGCCGCCGGAGCTGGCGCGGGCGTACCGCAGGGCGGTCGACCGGCTGCCGGGGCCGGACAGCGGCGACATCGGCTACCACCCGACCGGCCACCCGGCGCTGCGGTCCGCGCTGGCCGAGCGCTACACCCTGCGGGGCGTCCCGACCACGCCGGAGCAGATCCTGGTGACCACCGGCGGCCAGCAGGCGCTCGCGCTGCTCACCCGGCTGTTCGTCGGGCCGGGTGACACCGTCCTGGTGCAGGGCCCGACCTACCCCGGCGCGCTGGAGCTGTTCCGCGACGCCGCCGCCGTGCTCGAACCGGTGCCCGGTGACGACGTGGCCGCGTGGACGAGGGCGTTGGCCACCCGGCCCCGGCTGGCCTACCTGAACCCCACCAACCACAACCCGACCGGCACGACGATGTCCGCGCTCACCCGGCGTCGACTGGTGGAAGTCGCGGCGGCGCAAGGGGTTCCGCTGATCGACGACGAGGTGCTGGCCGGCCTGTCGTTCGACGGCGAGCAGCCGGGAGGGCTGGCGGCGCACGGCCCGGCGATCACCGTCGGATCGTTCTCCAAGGTGGTGTGGGGCGGCCTGCGCACCGGCTGGGTGCGCGCGAGCGAGTCCGACATCGCGCAACTGGCCCGGATCAAGGCGATCCACGACCTCGGCAGCGCCGCGCTGGAGCAGCTCGCCGCGGTGGAACTGATGCCCGTGCTCGACGACGTGTCGCGGCGGCGGGGCGCGGAACTGCTGCGGCGCCACGACCACCTGTGCGCCGAGCTGACCGGGTCGTTGCCGCAGTGGGACTTCCGGCCCGCCGACGGCGGCCAGTGCCTGTGGGTGCGGCTGCCGAGGGGCGACGCGTCGGGGTTCGCCCAGGTGGCGCTGCGCTACGGCGTGGCCGTGCTGCCCGGCACGGCGCTGGACGCCTCGGGCGGGAGTACCGACCGGCTGCGGATCCCGTTCACCGCGCCACCGGAGGAGATCAGCGACGCCGTGGGGCGGCTCGCCGAGGCGTGGGACGCCTACCGGCGCGTCGGAGGGCCCGCGCCCGCCTCCCTGCACGCGATCGTCGTGTGACCGGTGATCCCGTCGGCCCCCCGAACGCGGCCTGGTAGCGTTTCCCTTGCCCAGCAGTGCAGACCGAGGAGGTGGGAACCCATGACCGCTGGTTCAGGTCCTGCTCTCCCGCCGCACGGCCACGCCGGTCGGTGACCACGGGAGAGCGCCCGTCGGCACTCCCGGAAGGCTCATCCCCATGGCACTCCCCTACTCCACCATCGTCACGACGCTGCGCGCCGCCGGTTGCGTCTTCGCCGAGGACGAGGCCCGCCTGCTCGTCGAGTCGGCCGCGACGCCCACCGAACTCGCCGCCATGGTCGACCGCCGCGTCCAGGGCCTCCCGCTGGAGCACGTGCTGGGCTGGGCCGAGTTCTGCGGGCTGCGCGTCGCCGTCGACCCCGGCGTCTTCGTCCCGCGGCAGCGCACCGAGTTCCTGGTCCGCCAAGCCGCCTCGCTGGCACCGGCGGGCGCCGTCGTGGTCGACCTGTGCTGCGGCTCCGGTGCCGTCGGAGCGGTGCTGGCGCGACTGGTCGACGACATCGACCTGCACGCCGCCGACGTCGACCCGGCCGCGGTCGCCTGCGCCCGCCGCAACATCCCCGGCGACCGCGTGCACGAGGGCGACCTGTACGCACCGCTGCCCGCGGACCTGCGCGGCCGGATCGACGTCCTGGTGTGCAACGCGCCGTACGTGCCCACCGACGCGATCGGCATGATGCCGCCGGAAGCCCGCGACTACGAGCCCCTGGTCGCGCTCGACGGCGGCGCCGACGGCACGGACGTCCAACGGCGGGTCGCCGCCGACGCCGTGCGCTGGCTCGCGCCCGGTGGTCACCTGCTGGTCGAGGCGGGCAAGCGCCAGGCACCCGTGACCGCCGCCGCCTTCGCCCGTTGTGGACTCATCCCGTGCGTGGTCACATCCGACGAATTGGACGCAACGGTCGTGATCGGCAGCAGGCCGCTGTGATCAATTCCACGCACACGGTGGAATGACGAACCGCCATTCGACTTCCACTTCCGCGCGCGCGGGTGCACGGTCGAAATGCACGTGCATCCGCACGCGGTGAAATGTCCCAGTAGAACATTCTGACCTGCACTTACACCCGCTATTCCTATCAGGACGGGCCACCAGCCCCAACCGCCATTCGGCCCGTTCGTCCCGACGTGCCAACCGTTCGTCGATATGCCCCGATCCCCTGATGGCTTTCCTCGGCGCGGGTACGGCACCATTGACGTCATGATCGAGCGGGCGACGTCTCCGAGCGAACAATCCACCGCGGGGTCACCGGACCAGCGGCCGGTGCGGAGAACCATCAACCTGCATGAACGAGTCCCGGCCGCGGCCAGGTCGGTCGCGCTGCTGCCCCCGCGGTCCGTCCCGAAGGCACCTCCGGTCGAACCGGAACCGCAGGCCCAGCAGCTTTCGCCGACGAACGTCCTCGCTGCCATCGGCGTCGGGAACCGCGCGGGCCTGCTGCTGCTCCTCGCGTTCGCCGCGCTGTCCTCGATCATCATCACGGCCTTCGGCACCACCGGCGTGGTCATGCTCGTCGGCATGTGCGTCGCGCTGCGGCTGATGTTCGCCGACCGGAGCTGACCCTCCGGCGAACCGGGGCGGCGATCGACATGTCGTGCGGCTCCATCCCGGACTGACCGGGTTCACAAGCGGCGCACAGCCCGTTCCCAGGAACCACGCCGACCATCGGGGAGGACGACGAGAGGACACGCCCCCGATGAGCGACACCCAAGCCAGGATCGGCCGCCGGGCCGACGGAACCCGCCGGGTCGGCAAGGCGACCGCGTGGATCGCCGCCGCCGCCGCGGTGCTCGCCACCACGTTCGGGATCGTGCTCGCCACCGGCACCTCGGACGCGGAGACCGAGGACCAGGCGAGCACGTCCGCGGAGTCCGGCAGCAGCACGGGCGACGACTCCCTGCAGGCTCCGGACTCCATTCCGCAGCAGGGGTCGGGCAGCGCGCACACCGGGTCCGGTGGGTCGTGACGCACGTCGTGGAGTTCCCCGTGTGGGGCACGACCGCCGTGCTCGCCGTGACCGACCACCCCGCCGACGCCGAACGGCTGCTGCGCGCCGTGCTGGACGACTTCGACCTGGCGTGCAGCCGGTTCCGGTCGGACTCGGAGATCTCCCGCCTGCACGCGAGCGCCGGGCGGGCGGTCCGGGTCGGCCCGGTGCTCGCCGAGGCGCTGTCGGTCGCGTTGCGCGCCGCCCGGCTCACCGACGGGCTCGTCGACCCGACGGTCGGCGCCGCGGTGCGGGCGCTCGGGTACGACCGGGACTTCGCCGCCATCACCGACACGGCCGGTGACCCCCTGGTGCCCCAGCCGGTTCCGGGCTGGCACCGGGTGCTGCTCGACGTCGAACGCGGTGAGGTGGTGCTCCCCCGCGGCGTCGAACTGGACCTCGGGGCGACCGCCAAGGCGTTGGCCGCCGACCGGGCGGCCCGCGCGATCTCGTCCACGTTGGACTGCGGCGCGCTGGTCTCACTCGGCGGCGACGTCGCCATGGCGGGCGAGGTGCCGCCCGGCGGGTGGCGGGTCGCGCTCGCGGACGACCACCGCACCGCCGTCCTGGCACCCCAGGCGGTCGTCACCGTCCGGCACGGCGGGCTCGCCACGTCGAGCACCACGCAGCGGACCTGGCAGCGCGCCGGGCGCACGCAGCACCACATCGTCGACCCGCGCACGGGACTGGCCGCCGAGGTCGTGTGGCGCACCGCCACCGTCGCCGCGGCGAGCTGCGTGGACGCGAACACCGCCGCCACGGCCGCCGTCGTGCTGGGCCACGCGGCCCCGGCGTGGCTGGCCGAGCACGGCCTGCCCGCGCGGCTGGTGTCGGCCTCCGGCGAGGTGCGCGCGGTCGCCGGGTGGCCCGCCGAGCGCGAGAGGCAGGTCGCCTGATGTGGCTCTGGTACGCCAGCCGCGCGGGCGGACTGCTGACGCTCGTGCTGCTCACCGGCACGTTCGTGCTCGGTCTGCTCACCAGCGGCAGGCACGCCACCGCGCACTGGCCGCGGTTCGCGGTCGCGGCGCTGCACCGCAACCTGTCGTTGCTGACGCTGGTGTTCCTGGCCGTGCACATCACCACGGCGATCGTGGACGGGTACGTCGCCCTCGGCTGGATCGACGTGGTGATCCCGTTCGCCTCCGGCTACCGGCCGTTCTGGGTAGGTCTCGGCGCGGTGGCGGTGGACGCGCTGCTCGCGGTCGTGGTGACCAGCCTGTTGCGGACCAGGGTCCCGCCGAAGGTGTGGCGCGGGCTGCACTGGGCGACGTACGCGTGCTGGCCGATCGCGCTGGCGCACGGCGTCGGCATGGCCGACACCGGCCTGTGGTGGGTGTGGGTGCTGCTCGGGCTCTGCGCCGCCGCGGTGCTCGGCGCGCTCGTGTGGCGCTCGCTGCGGACGCATCAGGACACGATGGCAAGGGCAGGTGTGCGATGAGGTTGTTGACCGACGGGCCGCGGACGTTCGCCCAGCACAACGCCGAGCGCGGATTCGTCCCGTGGCAGCGGTTCTCCAGCCGGGCCGCCCTCGTCGACGAGGTGCTCGCCTCCGGGCTGCGCGGCCGTGGCGGCGGCGGGTTCCCCACCGGGCTCAAGCTCAGGGCGGTCACCTGGCGCGGGCCGGTCGTGGTCGCCAACGGCTGCGAGGGTGAACCGGACAGCCACAAGGACCACGTGCTGCTCAGCCGGTCGCCGCACCTGGTGCTCGACGGGATGCTGGTGGCCTGCCACGCGATCGGCGCGGCCGAGGCCGTGCTGTGCGTGCACGCGGGCAGTCCGCTGCTGGCCGGGCTGATCCGCGCGCTGGCCGAGCGGGGGCCCGACGCGAACCGGATCCGGATCGTGGAGGTACCCCGCCGGTACGTCGCCAGCGAGGAGTCCGCGCTGGTGAACTTCCTGAGCGGCGGCGACGCCCGACCCACCACCACCCCGCCGCGCCCCACCGAGCGCGGGGTCGACGGCAGGCCGACGCTCGTGGACAACGTGGAGACGTTGGCGCACCTGGCGATCGTGGCCCGCGTCGGCGCGGAGGCGTTCCGCGCGGGTGAGACCGCGCTGGTGACCACGACGGGCGTGCACGAGGTCCCGGTGACGACCAGG
This window contains:
- a CDS encoding nitrilase-related carbon-nitrogen hydrolase; this encodes MVSARNRAGLAVVATAALYFFGTGLHPVPWLTWLAPLPILLLAPAVSTRTAAATAFAAYLLGGSNVWHYYAVDLELPPPLLLPTLVLFPLLLTGATLLFRAALLRGHALVAAAVFPAGIAGAEYVVSLATPAGANWSLAPTQADLLPVLQIASLTGGWGVSFLVAMVPAVIAVASGERRAAVAGILLLGLASGYGFVRLATVDSAAVSPRITLLSARTDRDEVRMDTPAGHDLAAAYVDWLGTAPDDGTRIVVLSEKGFQADDTTLPTLLDPLSAAARARGVDVVVGVKVKSGGTLRNVAYYLSGQGAEPVVYVKNHLVPGLEDAFTAGTDLAFAPGRVGIAVCADLGHPAFGRAYGRAGAGLLVVPALDFTVDAWSQSRVQLLRGVESGFSVARAAHLGYLTLSDPTGRVVAQAATGSATPFVAVSGTLPMPEGGTFYARWGDWFAWLCLLLVVGYPTWCRSRSGRRSEVPASGGP
- a CDS encoding TetR/AcrR family transcriptional regulator, whose product is MPPSTGDRIAVIAHDLLVSEGSAAVTMRRVATAAGLTAMAIYRHFPNRESLLESVAETSFAELARAWGERDWSTDYQVQLDEALDAYLDFALERPHLYAFLFTEQRLGARRFPDEASASPTLSVLADALTSGMRAGILRQDDVWELSLVISATLHGLVQLRAGGRLALPDDDFRALCRTALGRVLDGVRA
- a CDS encoding XRE family transcriptional regulator, which gives rise to MTTRTEQWLQVRAHLVAHRHALAARAAAEYPEITKVASTPLLANPGWLPPEPVPLADIGLGWHPDRVFGGVDGTVGPVLPPGAPTYSAAMAAHASPSVFTNRSTYRLLAADLAEPRLDFGTGRYFDGVDVGEASAHEYAARDLGLADALPLRASVGDPCDPARRPVNVAISTLTLRLDRSTGAATFFLHWRDPAKVGHAGGLYQVLPVGVFQAAGDEPWNTGNDFSLWRCVVREFAEELLGESEDHGADRAPVDYAAWPFAARMTAALGTGVRVSYLGMGVDPLTFATDMLTVAVFDAPLFDELFSGLVEDNDEGRVLEGLAFTAANVHRFVHDEPTQAAGAALLALAWEHRWSLLARGQACIRRKHRRVRCIHASLHR
- a CDS encoding STAS domain-containing protein; protein product: MTTLVLVQNATEGNFSVRVRQVSGTTIVTVVGEVDLDTAPELEFRLMDAADGSGPLVIDLTGVTFFASAGLACLLTARGRGGRPHLVVSPAVAKVLTLSDLEDFMPRSESLEDALDRVAS
- a CDS encoding aminotransferase class I/II-fold pyridoxal phosphate-dependent enzyme, translating into MRPFTRAVHVTAPTPSNSRPVSVPIFQTSNFAFDDPDALAEALESPDSGFVYTRYGNPTIRALEELVSGLEGGVAAVCTASGMAAISAVLLSTLRTGDHVIAQNCLYGGTSAMFDDLAARFGVDVTYIAGDDPAEVAAAARPTTRMLYLETIANPVTRVVDLPAFLAAGRAAGLLTVVDNTFATPMLCRPIEHGADVVLHSATKYLGGHSDVTGGVLVFADDDRYRQVWHHAMELGAAPDPFAAWLTIRGIQTLPLRMRQHCANAAVLAERLAAHPAVGSVRWPGHADHPDREVARGHLSDFGGVLAFDLLDGREAGHAFTKGVRLVKLAASLGGVESTVVHPASSTHRQLDAEALRAAGIGEGTVRLSVGIEDVEDLWDDLAEALPAL
- a CDS encoding PLP-dependent aminotransferase family protein, whose product is MTEPIPWPVDRLVAQLGRWSVSRGPLYLLLAERLRQLIDSGQLPPRAALPPDRVLAERLAVGRTTVVAAYDRLRQEHKLERHQGRGTWVAPAVLSGPRPGAVPLANPMFVNYLEPVEGVIPLACTAPHGPPPELARAYRRAVDRLPGPDSGDIGYHPTGHPALRSALAERYTLRGVPTTPEQILVTTGGQQALALLTRLFVGPGDTVLVQGPTYPGALELFRDAAAVLEPVPGDDVAAWTRALATRPRLAYLNPTNHNPTGTTMSALTRRRLVEVAAAQGVPLIDDEVLAGLSFDGEQPGGLAAHGPAITVGSFSKVVWGGLRTGWVRASESDIAQLARIKAIHDLGSAALEQLAAVELMPVLDDVSRRRGAELLRRHDHLCAELTGSLPQWDFRPADGGQCLWVRLPRGDASGFAQVALRYGVAVLPGTALDASGGSTDRLRIPFTAPPEEISDAVGRLAEAWDAYRRVGGPAPASLHAIVV
- a CDS encoding putative protein N(5)-glutamine methyltransferase produces the protein MALPYSTIVTTLRAAGCVFAEDEARLLVESAATPTELAAMVDRRVQGLPLEHVLGWAEFCGLRVAVDPGVFVPRQRTEFLVRQAASLAPAGAVVVDLCCGSGAVGAVLARLVDDIDLHAADVDPAAVACARRNIPGDRVHEGDLYAPLPADLRGRIDVLVCNAPYVPTDAIGMMPPEARDYEPLVALDGGADGTDVQRRVAADAVRWLAPGGHLLVEAGKRQAPVTAAAFARCGLIPCVVTSDELDATVVIGSRPL
- a CDS encoding FAD:protein FMN transferase, whose protein sequence is MTHVVEFPVWGTTAVLAVTDHPADAERLLRAVLDDFDLACSRFRSDSEISRLHASAGRAVRVGPVLAEALSVALRAARLTDGLVDPTVGAAVRALGYDRDFAAITDTAGDPLVPQPVPGWHRVLLDVERGEVVLPRGVELDLGATAKALAADRAARAISSTLDCGALVSLGGDVAMAGEVPPGGWRVALADDHRTAVLAPQAVVTVRHGGLATSSTTQRTWQRAGRTQHHIVDPRTGLAAEVVWRTATVAAASCVDANTAATAAVVLGHAAPAWLAEHGLPARLVSASGEVRAVAGWPAERERQVA
- a CDS encoding ferric reductase-like transmembrane domain-containing protein, which gives rise to MWLWYASRAGGLLTLVLLTGTFVLGLLTSGRHATAHWPRFAVAALHRNLSLLTLVFLAVHITTAIVDGYVALGWIDVVIPFASGYRPFWVGLGAVAVDALLAVVVTSLLRTRVPPKVWRGLHWATYACWPIALAHGVGMADTGLWWVWVLLGLCAAAVLGALVWRSLRTHQDTMARAGVR
- a CDS encoding NADH-ubiquinone oxidoreductase-F iron-sulfur binding region domain-containing protein — encoded protein: MRLLTDGPRTFAQHNAERGFVPWQRFSSRAALVDEVLASGLRGRGGGGFPTGLKLRAVTWRGPVVVANGCEGEPDSHKDHVLLSRSPHLVLDGMLVACHAIGAAEAVLCVHAGSPLLAGLIRALAERGPDANRIRIVEVPRRYVASEESALVNFLSGGDARPTTTPPRPTERGVDGRPTLVDNVETLAHLAIVARVGAEAFRAGETALVTTTGVHEVPVTTRLADLVTGPVLAGGYGGVWLSASRTGELTVAAAPGVAVFRSPQGCGLRDTAGILAYLAAESARQCGPCMFGLPAIAGDFAELAAEVPGHALERLRRRLPVVTGRGACAHPDGAVRMAASALDVFAAEVVAHTTGAGCTDAIRRTA